One window of Amaranthus tricolor cultivar Red isolate AtriRed21 chromosome 13, ASM2621246v1, whole genome shotgun sequence genomic DNA carries:
- the LOC130798996 gene encoding protein SOB FIVE-LIKE 5-like gives MNNIGGSDEWSTGCESGWTIYLDESAYISRNNDNPNQNYYTRIINSDVNDIDDQDLSMVSDASSGPPHCKHQFNDDEQQRYYSRSNQNSCYSEKSSKTSQKRLKKPNKKDQKKVGFNKHNDDDDDNQQYHACYSSSNLLLDDTASSPFSHSQIYGNNPSSMGFSQSASSTLFQAENSSYTNQYAFWQSSQVNDAYNSAQPSKRRGGGWQ, from the exons atgaataatattgGTGGTTCTGATGAATGGAGTACAGGGTGTGAATCCGGTTGGactatttatttagatgaatcAGCGTATATTTCAAGAAATAATGATAAcccaaatcaaaattattatacaAGAATCATTAATTCTGATGTTAATGACATTGATGATCAGGATTTATCAATGGTTTCTGATGCATCTTCAGGCCCTCCACATTGTAAGCACCAAttcaatgatgatgaacaacAACGTTATTATAGTAGAAGCAATCAGAATAGCTGTTATTCTGAGAAATCTTCTAAAACAAGTCAGAAAAGATTGAAGAAACCCAATAAAAAAGATCAAAAGAAGGTGGGTTTTAATaaacataatgatgatgatgatgataatcaaCAATATCACGCCTGTTATAGTAGTAGTAATCTTCTTCTTGATGATACTGCTAGTTCTCCTTTTTCCCATTCTCAG ATATATGGTAATAATCCCTCTTCTATGGGCTTCTCACAGAGTGCGTCATCCACCCTCTTTCAG gCTGAGAATTCATCATACACTAATCAATATGCTTTCTGGCAATCTTCTCAAGTAAATGATGCATATAATTCTGCTCAACCAA GTAAACGGAGAGGAGGAGGATGGCAATGA